A genome region from Microbacterium terricola includes the following:
- the ftsX gene encoding permease-like cell division protein FtsX — protein sequence MRAGLVLSEAFTGLRRNASMVISVVLVTFVSLTFVGAAILMQMQIGQMRDFWTDRAQVEVYMCTSVSQVDTCTGGVATDEQVAQVQAELDGPALAPLIRDYEFLTNEQAYDEALELLGEDYKDFITPDQISATFRINLVDQTQSDVFREAFGGMEGVEEVQDQLAYLEPMFNALTIATYVAVGIAGLMLIAAVLLIATTIRLSAYARRRELGIMRLVGASNRFIQTPFILEGVFAALIGSALASVAMWALVEFGVNGYLRESVGFIATWVGTDDLVIVIPVIVGIGVVLAALSASFAIRRWLRA from the coding sequence ATGAGGGCCGGGCTCGTCCTCTCGGAGGCCTTCACCGGACTGCGCCGCAACGCGTCCATGGTGATCTCGGTGGTGCTCGTCACCTTCGTCTCGCTGACGTTCGTCGGCGCCGCCATCCTGATGCAGATGCAGATCGGGCAGATGCGCGACTTCTGGACCGATCGCGCCCAGGTCGAGGTGTACATGTGCACCTCGGTGTCGCAGGTCGACACGTGCACGGGCGGCGTGGCCACGGACGAGCAGGTCGCGCAGGTGCAGGCGGAGCTCGACGGACCGGCGCTCGCGCCGCTCATCCGCGACTACGAGTTCCTGACGAACGAGCAGGCCTACGACGAGGCGCTCGAGCTGCTCGGCGAGGACTACAAGGACTTCATCACCCCCGACCAGATCAGCGCGACGTTCCGGATCAACCTGGTCGACCAGACGCAGTCCGACGTGTTCCGCGAGGCGTTCGGCGGCATGGAGGGCGTCGAGGAGGTGCAGGACCAGCTCGCCTACCTCGAGCCGATGTTCAACGCGCTGACCATCGCGACGTACGTCGCCGTCGGGATCGCCGGTCTCATGCTCATCGCCGCCGTCCTGCTCATCGCGACGACGATCCGCCTGTCGGCGTACGCGCGGCGTCGCGAGCTCGGCATCATGCGCCTGGTCGGGGCGTCCAACCGGTTCATCCAGACCCCGTTCATCCTCGAGGGCGTGTTCGCCGCGCTCATCGGGTCTGCCCTGGCGAGCGTCGCGATGTGGGCGCTGGTCGAATTCGGCGTCAACGGCTACCTGCGCGAGAGCGTCGGATTCATCGCGACGTGGGTGGGCACGGACGATCTGGTGATCGTGATCCCGGTCATCGTGGGCATCGGCGTGGTGCTCGCCGCCCTGTCGGCGAGCTTCGCGATCCGGCGGTGGCTGCGCGCCTGA
- the ftsE gene encoding cell division ATP-binding protein FtsE has protein sequence MIRFENVTKNFRGTAKPALDKVDFEVLRGEFVFLVGASGSGKSSCLRLILREERPTDGRVVVLGRDLRTLSNRKVPYFRRHVGAVFQDFRLLPGKTVFQNVAFTLQVIGSSRAFIQQAVPEVLALVGLDGKGKRFPHELSGGEQQRVAIARALVNRPQVLLADEPTGNLDPATSVDIMQLLARINAGGTTVVMATHEAGFVDQMQRRVIELRDGQMVRDERHGGYGDISAIPSLAPEPVRGAAAVAALTAVLEVQREVALADAAPLAEAPDAAPAAPAAPSGPAVGPAPAVIPAKPDIPAEEAAAASAPRQTSPIPIIDIAEVDVDELGLADRLGLGEEDPDDRVGPTS, from the coding sequence ATGATCCGCTTCGAGAACGTCACGAAGAACTTCCGCGGCACCGCCAAACCCGCCCTCGACAAGGTGGATTTCGAAGTGCTCCGCGGCGAATTCGTCTTCCTGGTCGGCGCGTCCGGGTCCGGCAAGTCGTCCTGTCTGCGCCTGATCCTGCGTGAGGAGCGGCCGACCGACGGCCGCGTCGTCGTGCTCGGCCGCGACCTGCGGACGCTCTCGAACCGCAAGGTGCCGTACTTCCGCCGCCACGTCGGCGCGGTGTTCCAGGACTTCCGGCTCCTGCCGGGCAAGACCGTCTTCCAGAACGTCGCCTTCACGCTCCAGGTGATCGGCTCGTCCCGCGCCTTCATCCAGCAGGCGGTGCCGGAGGTGCTGGCCCTCGTCGGCCTCGACGGCAAGGGCAAGCGCTTCCCGCACGAACTGTCCGGCGGCGAGCAGCAGCGGGTCGCGATCGCCCGCGCGCTGGTCAACCGTCCGCAGGTCCTGCTGGCCGATGAGCCCACCGGAAACCTCGACCCGGCGACCTCGGTCGACATCATGCAGCTGCTGGCGCGCATCAACGCCGGCGGCACGACGGTCGTGATGGCCACGCACGAAGCCGGATTCGTCGACCAGATGCAGCGCCGCGTCATCGAGCTGCGCGACGGCCAGATGGTGCGCGACGAGCGGCACGGCGGGTACGGCGACATCTCCGCGATCCCGTCGCTCGCCCCCGAGCCGGTCCGCGGCGCCGCAGCCGTCGCCGCGCTCACCGCGGTGCTCGAGGTGCAGCGCGAGGTCGCCCTCGCCGATGCCGCCCCGCTCGCCGAGGCGCCGGATGCGGCTCCGGCCGCGCCGGCGGCTCCCTCCGGCCCGGCAGTGGGCCCCGCCCCCGCGGTGATCCCGGCCAAGCCCGACATCCCCGCCGAAGAGGCGGCGGCAGCATCCGCTCCCCGGCAGACCTCGCCCATCCCGATCATCGACATCGCGGAGGTGGACGTCGACGAGCTGGGGCTCGCAGATCGGCTGGGCCTCGGCGAAGAGGATCCGGACGACCGCGTGGGGCCCACCTCATGA
- the prfB gene encoding peptide chain release factor 2, whose product MLELDLSADIQALRSTFADIQAVVDVSALQSEIARLSEEAGAPDLWDDVEKAQKVTSALSHRQADLKRVTDIERRLDDLEVLVELANEMEDDDSAEEAKRELAALETAIGQLEVQTLLDGEYDERAAVVTIRSGAGGDDATDFAEMLMRMYLRWAERHKYPVKVMDTSYAEGAGIKSATFEIDAPYAYGTLSVEAGTHRLARISPFGSADKRQTSFAAVEVIPVMEEAQEVEVPEGDIRVDVFRSSGPGGQSVNTTDSAVRITHLPTGIVVSMQNEKSQIQNRAAAMRVLQTRLMLLQKEQEAATKKELAGVITASWGDQMRSYFLYGQQLVKDLRTGYEVGNPSSVFDGDLDGLISAGIRWRKRKIED is encoded by the coding sequence ATGCTCGAACTCGATCTCTCCGCCGACATCCAGGCCCTGCGCTCCACCTTCGCCGATATCCAGGCCGTGGTCGACGTCAGTGCACTCCAGAGCGAGATCGCGCGCCTGTCCGAAGAGGCCGGCGCCCCCGACCTGTGGGACGACGTCGAGAAGGCGCAGAAGGTGACGAGCGCGCTCAGCCACCGCCAGGCCGACCTCAAGCGCGTCACCGACATCGAGCGCCGCCTCGACGATCTCGAGGTGCTCGTCGAGCTCGCGAACGAGATGGAGGACGACGACTCGGCCGAAGAGGCCAAGCGCGAACTCGCCGCCCTCGAGACCGCGATCGGCCAGCTCGAGGTGCAGACGCTGCTCGACGGCGAGTACGACGAGCGCGCCGCCGTCGTCACGATCCGCTCCGGTGCGGGCGGCGACGACGCCACCGACTTCGCCGAGATGCTCATGCGCATGTACCTGCGCTGGGCAGAGCGTCACAAGTACCCCGTCAAGGTCATGGACACGTCCTACGCCGAGGGCGCGGGCATCAAGTCGGCGACCTTCGAGATCGACGCGCCGTACGCCTACGGCACGCTGTCCGTCGAGGCCGGCACCCACCGCCTGGCCCGCATCAGCCCGTTCGGCTCCGCCGACAAGCGCCAGACCAGCTTCGCTGCCGTCGAGGTCATCCCGGTGATGGAGGAGGCGCAGGAGGTCGAGGTGCCCGAGGGCGACATCCGCGTCGACGTCTTCCGCTCGTCCGGCCCCGGCGGCCAGTCGGTCAACACCACCGATTCCGCCGTGCGCATCACGCACCTCCCCACCGGCATCGTCGTGTCGATGCAGAACGAGAAGTCGCAGATCCAGAACCGCGCCGCCGCCATGCGCGTGCTGCAGACGCGCCTGATGCTGCTCCAGAAGGAGCAGGAGGCGGCCACCAAGAAAGAGCTCGCCGGCGTCATCACGGCGAGCTGGGGCGACCAGATGCGCTCCTACTTCCTGTACGGCCAGCAGCTCGTCAAGGATCTGCGCACCGGCTACGAGGTCGGCAACCCCTCCTCGGTGTTCGACGGCGACCTCGACGGCCTCATCTCGGCGGGCATCCGCTGGCGCAAGCGCAAGATCGAGGACTGA
- a CDS encoding MFS transporter — protein sequence MIYGPTVLFALGEGAIVPLIPVIAAELGADVPAAALVAAALVVGQLCGNIPAGWAVARIGERLTMTFAGGLSLVGVVAMALAPVLGVFAASVFLIGFCAAAFGLARHSFMTTRMPLAFRARALSLLGGSFRLGMFVGPFVAAALLAIFGDEHAAIWFFGVCLVATVLLVLLGPDPEVELAGAEITRSRGDSSIAEDTGEAVTGSIPTSERVGVFVTMWRYRSVLARLGLAAATLSAVRSARQAVLPLWGVSIGLDAQTIALVVGISGAIDFALFYASGQVMDRFGRLWAALPAMLLMGGGFIALAFTHDLATNELWFAMFAAVLGVGNGLSSGILLTLGADVAPKSEPAAFLGSWRTLTDAGGAVAPLLVAGIAAAFSLSIATGLMGVIGLLGAGAFIRYVPRYAAPRAPR from the coding sequence ATGATCTACGGGCCGACCGTGCTCTTCGCGCTCGGCGAGGGCGCGATCGTGCCGCTGATCCCGGTGATCGCCGCCGAGCTGGGCGCCGATGTGCCTGCCGCGGCGCTCGTCGCCGCCGCTCTCGTGGTCGGGCAGCTGTGCGGCAACATCCCCGCCGGCTGGGCCGTCGCGCGGATCGGCGAGCGGCTCACGATGACGTTCGCGGGTGGCCTGTCCCTGGTGGGTGTGGTCGCGATGGCGCTGGCCCCCGTGCTGGGGGTGTTCGCCGCGTCCGTGTTCCTGATCGGGTTCTGCGCCGCGGCGTTCGGACTCGCCCGGCACTCCTTCATGACCACGCGGATGCCGCTGGCGTTCCGCGCGCGGGCGCTGTCGCTGCTGGGCGGCAGCTTCCGCCTCGGCATGTTCGTCGGCCCGTTCGTGGCGGCGGCGCTGCTCGCGATCTTCGGCGACGAGCACGCCGCCATCTGGTTCTTCGGCGTCTGCCTGGTGGCCACCGTGCTGCTGGTGCTCCTCGGCCCCGACCCGGAAGTCGAACTGGCCGGTGCCGAGATCACGCGATCTCGGGGCGACTCGTCCATCGCGGAGGACACCGGCGAGGCGGTCACGGGGTCGATCCCGACGTCGGAGCGCGTCGGGGTGTTCGTGACGATGTGGCGCTACCGGAGCGTGCTCGCACGGCTCGGCCTCGCCGCCGCGACCCTGTCGGCCGTCCGCTCGGCGCGCCAGGCGGTGCTGCCCCTGTGGGGCGTGTCGATCGGCCTCGACGCCCAGACCATCGCCCTCGTCGTGGGCATCTCGGGCGCCATCGACTTCGCCCTCTTCTACGCCAGCGGCCAGGTCATGGACCGGTTCGGGCGCCTGTGGGCCGCCCTCCCGGCGATGCTGCTGATGGGCGGTGGCTTTATAGCTCTCGCCTTCACGCACGATCTCGCCACCAACGAGCTCTGGTTCGCGATGTTCGCCGCTGTGCTCGGCGTCGGCAACGGGCTCTCGAGCGGCATCCTGCTCACCCTCGGCGCGGATGTCGCACCGAAGTCGGAGCCCGCGGCGTTCCTCGGGTCCTGGCGCACCCTCACCGACGCCGGCGGCGCGGTGGCCCCGCTGCTGGTCGCGGGCATCGCCGCCGCGTTCTCCCTGTCGATCGCGACCGGGCTGATGGGCGTGATCGGCCTGCTCGGCGCCGGCGCGTTCATCCGCTACGTGCCGCGCTACGCCGCACCGCGCGCTCCGCGCTGA
- a CDS encoding pilus assembly protein TadG-related protein, which produces MRRDDDGSILPLTLAYGILALVTVLICVDATSLYLAQKRLDGLADAAALAGADGFTLVVEDGEARAALTDADVADEAAALLGAVAVDVAVVAASAPDGLSARVTVATRWTPPILTLFVPDGVALEATATSRTALR; this is translated from the coding sequence ATGAGACGCGACGACGACGGCAGCATCCTGCCCCTGACGCTCGCGTACGGCATCCTGGCGCTGGTGACGGTGCTGATCTGCGTCGACGCGACGAGCCTCTACCTCGCGCAGAAGCGACTGGACGGACTCGCGGATGCGGCCGCCCTCGCGGGTGCGGACGGCTTCACCCTCGTCGTGGAGGACGGCGAGGCGCGGGCGGCGCTCACCGACGCGGACGTCGCGGACGAGGCCGCCGCGCTGCTGGGCGCGGTGGCGGTCGATGTCGCGGTGGTCGCCGCATCCGCTCCGGACGGCCTGTCGGCACGGGTGACGGTCGCGACGCGCTGGACGCCGCCGATCCTCACACTGTTCGTGCCGGACGGCGTCGCGCTGGAGGCGACCGCCACCAGTCGCACGGCCCTGCGGTGA
- a CDS encoding TadE family protein → MHRSSRWTEPPAAAAGDAGSAALEFILVGLVLLVPLVYLVVALGQIQGQSMGAGAAARHIARAVATSADEGEAAERADRVLGAIVDGYGIDPDEVEVSLRCRPAAGGCPQAGATLIVTVATRVRLPLAPEFLGLERLASIPIEATSAQKISRLWGTAP, encoded by the coding sequence ATGCACCGCTCGAGTCGCTGGACTGAACCGCCGGCCGCCGCTGCGGGCGATGCCGGGTCCGCCGCGCTCGAGTTCATCCTCGTCGGCCTGGTGCTGCTGGTGCCACTGGTCTACCTGGTCGTGGCACTCGGCCAGATCCAGGGCCAGTCGATGGGCGCCGGTGCCGCCGCGCGCCACATCGCTCGGGCGGTCGCGACCTCCGCCGATGAGGGCGAGGCAGCGGAACGCGCCGACCGCGTGCTCGGCGCGATCGTCGACGGCTACGGCATCGACCCCGACGAGGTGGAGGTCTCCCTGCGCTGTCGACCGGCAGCCGGCGGGTGCCCGCAGGCGGGCGCGACGCTCATCGTGACGGTGGCGACCCGGGTGCGCCTGCCGCTCGCGCCCGAGTTCCTCGGCCTGGAGCGGCTCGCCAGCATCCCGATCGAGGCGACCTCGGCGCAGAAGATCTCACGCCTGTGGGGCACCGCACCATGA
- a CDS encoding TadE/TadG family type IV pilus assembly protein, whose product MAARRSVAAPADDRGSSPVEFVLVGALLTVLTLAVLQFGLAVYIRNVVHDAAVEGAYHAALADTSLAEGAARTTRIIARTVGDEYATAVSVRERDLGGPAVEVTVRATLPLVGLLGAAGMLEVSAHAPLESLD is encoded by the coding sequence GTGGCCGCGCGGCGATCGGTCGCGGCGCCCGCCGACGATCGCGGTTCCAGCCCCGTCGAGTTCGTGCTCGTCGGAGCACTCCTGACCGTGCTGACCCTCGCCGTGCTGCAGTTCGGGCTCGCCGTCTACATCCGCAACGTGGTGCACGACGCCGCGGTCGAGGGCGCGTACCACGCCGCCCTCGCCGATACGAGCCTCGCGGAGGGCGCTGCCCGCACCACCCGGATCATCGCGCGCACGGTCGGCGACGAGTACGCGACGGCGGTGTCCGTGCGGGAGCGCGACCTCGGCGGGCCCGCGGTGGAGGTCACCGTCCGGGCCACGCTCCCGCTGGTCGGCCTGCTCGGCGCCGCCGGGATGCTGGAGGTGAGCGCGCATGCACCGCTCGAGTCGCTGGACTGA
- a CDS encoding type II secretion system F family protein, producing MTPLALAIVLGGALGLGTCLLVSLAPRWGAVSLARRIAPYIRDVTDPRGTTLEVAVPAVDVGSLWHDAQRRLAGSGSDGVQRRLRQAGWRMDAAAFRGRQLAWALIGVAAGGVLMVVLALAGTLSPAGAVIPVVLGAIGALGCDVRLTAAARGRVTRVSEELPTVLEFLSLCLAAGEGILDSLRRVGEVGAGELTAGIRVLVLSVGTGSSLPDALGELSGRLQIPALTRSVDQLVAAIDRGAPLAQVLQAQAQDAREDAKRTLIEQAGRKEIYMLFPLVFLILPLSVLIAVFPGVFMLRLGIG from the coding sequence GTGACGCCGCTGGCGCTGGCGATCGTGCTGGGCGGCGCGCTCGGGCTCGGCACGTGCCTGCTCGTCTCGCTCGCGCCGCGCTGGGGCGCCGTCTCGCTCGCCCGGCGGATAGCGCCGTACATCCGCGATGTCACCGACCCGCGCGGCACGACGCTCGAGGTCGCCGTTCCCGCCGTCGACGTCGGCTCGCTCTGGCATGATGCGCAGCGTCGCCTCGCCGGGTCTGGTTCCGACGGTGTGCAGCGCCGGCTCCGCCAGGCAGGTTGGCGGATGGATGCTGCCGCCTTCCGCGGCCGTCAGCTCGCGTGGGCGTTGATCGGCGTGGCCGCAGGGGGAGTCCTGATGGTGGTGCTCGCCCTCGCCGGCACGCTGAGTCCCGCCGGCGCGGTGATCCCTGTGGTGCTCGGGGCGATCGGGGCGCTCGGCTGCGACGTCCGGCTGACCGCGGCCGCGCGGGGACGCGTGACACGGGTTTCGGAGGAGCTGCCGACCGTGCTCGAGTTCCTCTCGCTCTGCCTGGCGGCCGGCGAGGGCATCCTCGACTCGCTGCGTCGGGTAGGCGAGGTCGGTGCGGGGGAGCTGACGGCCGGGATCCGGGTGCTGGTCCTGTCGGTCGGCACCGGCTCGTCGCTTCCGGATGCGCTGGGCGAGCTGTCCGGGCGCCTGCAGATCCCTGCGCTGACCCGCAGCGTCGACCAACTCGTCGCCGCGATCGACCGGGGCGCGCCGCTCGCGCAGGTGCTGCAGGCCCAGGCGCAGGACGCCCGAGAGGACGCGAAGCGCACCCTCATCGAGCAGGCGGGACGCAAGGAGATCTACATGCTGTTCCCGCTCGTCTTCCTCATCCTCCCGCTCAGCGTGCTCATCGCGGTGTTCCCGGGAGTCTTCATGCTGCGTCTCGGGATCGGCTGA
- a CDS encoding type II secretion system F family protein, with translation MTFLWGAMLAAGVLLTISPWVWPKRRRARTVTVGRTARLLDGAGFARTSPFVVVAACAGCAVLSAAVAWIVAPVPILAALAALAGGSSPVVWLRARRARLRRTRRGLWPDVCDLLIASVRAGLALPDAVASLSTSAPEPLRPAFAAFARDLAASGHFDSSVLRLKAALSDPVGDRIIETLRMARQVGGTELTPVLRALAASVRADATLRAEVESRQSWIRGAAVLGVAAPWGILALLALRPEGARAYGSPEGVVLIVASALVSVLAYRLMIRIGRLSEPRRWFG, from the coding sequence ATGACGTTCCTCTGGGGTGCGATGCTGGCGGCCGGTGTGCTGCTGACCATCTCGCCCTGGGTCTGGCCGAAGCGACGGCGTGCTCGCACGGTGACGGTCGGGCGGACCGCTCGACTGCTTGACGGTGCGGGCTTCGCGCGCACGTCGCCGTTCGTCGTCGTGGCGGCGTGCGCGGGCTGCGCGGTCCTCTCGGCGGCCGTGGCATGGATCGTCGCACCGGTGCCGATCCTCGCGGCACTGGCGGCGCTCGCGGGCGGCTCGTCGCCGGTCGTCTGGCTGCGTGCCCGCCGTGCCCGCCTGCGTCGCACCCGGCGCGGGCTGTGGCCCGATGTGTGCGACCTCCTCATCGCGTCGGTGCGGGCGGGGCTCGCGCTTCCCGACGCCGTCGCGAGCCTGTCGACCTCGGCACCTGAGCCGCTGCGGCCGGCCTTCGCCGCGTTCGCGCGCGATCTGGCGGCGTCCGGGCACTTCGACTCCAGCGTGTTGCGTCTGAAGGCGGCTCTCTCCGACCCCGTCGGCGACCGGATCATCGAGACCCTGCGGATGGCGCGTCAGGTCGGCGGCACCGAGCTCACGCCCGTGCTGCGCGCACTCGCGGCGTCGGTGCGGGCGGATGCGACCCTGCGGGCGGAGGTCGAGTCGCGGCAGTCCTGGATCAGGGGCGCGGCAGTGCTCGGTGTCGCGGCGCCGTGGGGGATCCTCGCTCTGCTCGCACTCCGTCCGGAAGGCGCTCGTGCGTACGGAAGTCCGGAGGGCGTCGTCCTCATCGTGGCGAGCGCGCTCGTGTCGGTCCTCGCATACCGGCTGATGATCCGGATCGGACGCCTCTCCGAACCGCGGAGGTGGTTCGGGTGA
- a CDS encoding CpaF family protein: MSFAPSVSSAAGAVAPAAAVAERVRDRLRDERIDPAREPERAAQLARAEVRRHNDFALARGLAVVEDEAACVRDVLATVSGYGPLQRYIDDPTVEELWINAPDRIFIARDGIAERLPLSLSESAVRDLVERMLHATGRRVDLSQPFVDASLPDGSRLHVVIPDITRRHWSVNLRKFLPAYRDLDRLVAAEAITPSGARMLRGAMARGSSILVSGATHAGKTTLLGALIAACPPEHRIVTVEETFELSVDRPDIAALQGRQPSLEGTGEVSLRRLVKEALRMRPDRLVIGEVRDAEALDLLLALNTGVPGAATIHANSAREALAKLAALPLLAGRNIDGAFVLPTVASCVDLVVHCEKDESGRRRVAEIVEPTGVEGGAVVARTVYRSEPR, translated from the coding sequence GTGAGCTTCGCCCCCTCCGTGTCATCTGCCGCAGGCGCTGTCGCGCCCGCCGCGGCAGTGGCCGAGCGCGTGCGCGACCGGCTCCGCGACGAGCGCATCGACCCAGCCCGCGAGCCGGAGCGCGCGGCGCAGCTGGCACGGGCCGAGGTGCGCCGCCACAACGATTTCGCCCTCGCTCGCGGGCTCGCCGTCGTCGAGGACGAGGCGGCGTGCGTGCGCGACGTGCTGGCCACCGTGTCGGGGTACGGGCCGCTGCAGCGGTACATCGACGACCCGACCGTCGAAGAACTGTGGATCAACGCGCCCGATCGCATCTTCATCGCCCGCGACGGCATCGCCGAGCGCCTGCCGCTGAGCCTCAGCGAGTCGGCGGTGCGTGACCTCGTCGAGCGGATGCTGCACGCCACCGGCCGGCGGGTCGACCTCAGCCAGCCGTTCGTGGACGCGTCGCTGCCCGACGGCTCCCGGCTCCACGTGGTCATCCCGGACATCACCCGCCGGCACTGGTCCGTGAACCTCCGGAAGTTCCTCCCCGCCTACCGCGACCTCGACCGACTCGTCGCAGCCGAGGCGATCACGCCGTCGGGCGCGCGGATGCTGCGCGGGGCGATGGCGCGGGGCAGCAGCATCCTCGTGTCCGGAGCGACGCACGCGGGCAAGACGACGCTGCTCGGCGCGCTGATCGCGGCCTGCCCGCCGGAGCATCGCATCGTGACCGTGGAGGAGACCTTCGAGCTCTCCGTCGACCGTCCCGACATCGCCGCGCTGCAGGGGCGTCAGCCGAGCCTCGAGGGCACGGGGGAGGTGTCGCTGCGGCGCCTGGTGAAGGAGGCGCTGCGCATGCGGCCCGACCGGCTGGTGATCGGCGAGGTGCGCGACGCCGAGGCGCTCGACCTCCTGCTGGCGCTCAACACCGGTGTGCCCGGTGCGGCGACGATCCACGCGAACTCCGCCCGCGAGGCGCTGGCGAAGCTCGCCGCGCTGCCGCTGCTGGCGGGGCGCAACATCGACGGCGCCTTCGTGCTGCCGACGGTGGCATCGTGCGTCGACCTCGTCGTGCACTGCGAGAAGGACGAGTCGGGACGGCGGAGGGTGGCGGAGATCGTCGAGCCGACCGGCGTGGAGGGCGGGGCCGTCGTCGCGCGGACGGTGTACCGGTCGGAACCCCGATGA
- a CDS encoding DedA family protein encodes MHAVPSALIPWLDPAAIIEWAGPWALVVVCFIVFAETGLLIGFLLPGDTLLVISGLLSHPQDYAPNGVFGMSVWWVALFIGLSAFIGGEVGYYIGHKGGPAVFERKESGLFSVKNVERTNAFFERYGGLTVIMARFVPIVRTFAPVAAGVGHMNKWMYTLYNLIGAILWGFGLTMFGYLIGFIPPVADFVENYIDLILLAAVGGTALVTLWHYFSERHTAKKAAAAGEDVVTDEAEAEALVLDPEVFDRGPELGDGDAPRR; translated from the coding sequence GTGCACGCAGTTCCCTCCGCTCTGATCCCCTGGCTGGATCCGGCCGCCATCATCGAATGGGCCGGCCCGTGGGCGCTCGTCGTGGTCTGCTTCATCGTGTTCGCCGAGACGGGTCTGCTGATCGGCTTCCTGCTCCCCGGCGACACGCTCCTGGTGATCTCCGGGCTGCTGTCGCACCCCCAGGACTACGCGCCCAACGGCGTGTTCGGCATGAGCGTGTGGTGGGTGGCCCTGTTCATCGGGCTCTCCGCCTTCATCGGCGGAGAAGTCGGGTACTACATCGGCCACAAGGGCGGCCCCGCCGTGTTCGAGCGCAAGGAATCCGGCCTCTTCAGCGTCAAGAACGTCGAGCGCACAAACGCCTTCTTCGAGCGGTACGGCGGGCTCACCGTGATCATGGCGCGCTTCGTGCCGATCGTGCGCACCTTCGCGCCCGTCGCCGCGGGCGTCGGCCACATGAACAAGTGGATGTACACGCTCTACAACCTCATCGGCGCGATCCTCTGGGGCTTCGGGCTCACGATGTTCGGCTACCTCATCGGCTTCATCCCGCCGGTCGCCGATTTCGTCGAGAACTACATCGACCTCATCCTGCTCGCCGCCGTCGGCGGCACCGCCCTCGTGACGCTGTGGCACTACTTCTCCGAGCGCCACACGGCCAAGAAGGCCGCCGCTGCGGGCGAAGACGTCGTGACCGACGAGGCGGAGGCAGAGGCGCTCGTGCTCGACCCCGAGGTGTTCGACCGCGGACCCGAGCTCGGCGACGGCGACGCCCCTCGGCGCTAG
- a CDS encoding Ku protein, translating into MRSIWKGALTFGLVNVPVKVYSATEDHDVPLHQVHNEDGGRIRYQRKCEVCGKVVAYQDIDKAYDDGDRTVVLTPEDLASLPAERSREIEVVEFVPSDQVDLLTLDKAYYLEPDSSSPKAYVLLRRTLEQTDRTAIVRFSLRQKTRLAALRVRDDVLVLQTLLWADEVREAAFASLDEPVKISAKELELSASLVDSFSGDFDPSQFGDAYQQELRTLIEAKLEKGDALDTAETFGEKEEAESGGEVIDLMEALRASVERSRAARGGSTDKADASASSGKKKAAAKKPAAKKKSA; encoded by the coding sequence ATGAGGTCGATCTGGAAGGGCGCGCTCACCTTCGGTCTGGTGAATGTGCCGGTCAAGGTGTACTCGGCGACCGAGGATCACGACGTGCCGCTGCACCAGGTGCACAACGAGGACGGCGGCCGTATCCGCTACCAGCGCAAGTGCGAGGTGTGCGGCAAGGTCGTCGCCTATCAGGACATCGACAAGGCCTACGACGACGGGGACCGCACCGTGGTGCTGACGCCGGAGGATCTCGCGTCGCTGCCCGCCGAGCGCAGCCGCGAGATCGAGGTCGTCGAGTTCGTGCCGAGCGATCAGGTGGATCTGCTGACGCTCGACAAGGCCTACTACCTCGAGCCCGACTCCTCCTCGCCGAAGGCGTACGTGCTGCTGCGCAGGACGCTCGAGCAGACCGACCGCACCGCGATCGTGCGGTTCTCGCTGCGGCAGAAGACGCGCCTGGCCGCCCTGCGCGTGCGCGACGACGTGCTCGTGCTGCAGACGCTGCTGTGGGCCGACGAGGTGCGGGAGGCGGCGTTCGCGTCGCTCGACGAGCCGGTCAAGATCTCGGCGAAGGAGCTGGAGCTGTCCGCCTCGCTCGTGGACAGCTTCTCGGGCGACTTCGATCCGTCCCAGTTCGGCGACGCGTATCAGCAGGAGCTGCGCACCCTCATCGAGGCGAAGCTCGAGAAGGGCGATGCGCTCGACACCGCCGAGACTTTCGGCGAGAAGGAGGAGGCCGAGTCGGGCGGCGAGGTCATCGACCTGATGGAGGCTCTGCGCGCGAGTGTGGAGCGCTCCCGCGCCGCACGCGGCGGCTCGACGGACAAGGCCGACGCGTCAGCATCCTCCGGCAAGAAGAAGGCCGCGGCGAAGAAGCCCGCAGCCAAGAAGAAGTCGGCCTAG